The segment AGTGATGGCCACAGGAGctggaaagaaagcagcaaatccCTTCtagggatgggcagcagcttttccttgtcctgagcacagggaaaagtCACTGGTGTACATGGGGATGGGATCCCTCTGCACCCCTTCATTTGCCTCTCTCTGCAAACTCTCTCAGGTGCCCTGGGCCAACATCCCAGatccccagggacagccagaagcctcaggagagaggaaaggtcCTGCTGGgtgggcacacagcagtggagcagccccagcagcactcagggcaagcccagcaaggctggggtgatgctgtgctgtgaacagagctctgctccagggtcACCAACCTTCCCAGGGTGCAGGGAAACCCCAGGAGCACTCagcctggcagccaggctggcccCACCACCAGCACCCACCTCTGGAGGCAGCTTCAGACAGGCTGCTTGATTGAGGAGGCTGCTGGGGATTAAATCCTTTTTAGGAATATTTCAATCCAAAGCTCCTCTCCCCGAGGCAGCTGAAGTtatccagagctcctgcagaacGTGCACCCACCCCCTTTCCTTCCATGGAGCTGGGCCATGTCCaagaggagcacagggcacatcCCAGTGatgctccccatccctgctgcatcccagccccagtTCCTGCCTGGAGTGCTCCAAGCCTGGGGAGAGCAGTTCACAATCACTGTATGAACAGAACAAACCCTTCCCAATCTCACAGCAGAGCAATCTTAGCAGTAAGCTCAGCTTACTGCTTAACTTAAGCTCTCTAAGCTCCCACACATTGGTTTTTGAGGACACTGGAATTCAGGAGGTGGCTTGGATggaggagctgtgcagcacccagctttgggcactgctgcattctctgggtttgggattgagctacagggacacacctggagctgctgcacccACTCTGCACTGAGGTGGTgcaaaaacacagcacaaagctCTGGCCTTGCTCTCAACACAAGCCACAGGCATGGCACTGCAGCCACATGGCTCCAGAagggaaatttgggaggaaatcCACATTTCAGCCAAATGAAAGAAATGTCATTTCAATGATTTTATTCAGGACACTTTGGATTTATTCCTGACAACAGCTCTGGAAGCTGGAGTATGTGACAGTCTTTGGACACCAACAATTGGAAAGAGGTGAatcaaaaccccaaacatccaCAGGTTTCTTGTCTGGGAATTCACAGCAAGCTGTAGAAATCTTGTACAAAACCACAACCTGAGAAAGCAATGCCATAAATACCTGCTCAGTTTTGCTCAAAACATGGCTGTGTGctcttcctgagctgctcccaggcccCATCTCACCTGGGGCTGTGGCAAAGAGCCTCTGCTTGGCCTCTCAGGACTGGCAACAAGCCCAGGACTCCCACTCCATCAGCCCAAACTGTCTTTTCCAGTGTGTGCTGCTTAAGATCCATCAactgctgctttggggtttcTAGATAATGACTGACCACAGTGACAAGTCCCCAgaagcaaaaagcagaagagcTCTGAGGATGAGGTGTCACCACCAGACCTGAAAGAATCCAGAGGTTATTTCTGCTCAGGTGAGCAGTCTCTGAGGCGAGCCCAAACACACCTGCAGGGCAGAAATCTCCCTGCAGGTGCCAAAGGTGAGCTCAGGAATGAGCTCAGAAGAGCAACAGCTCAGGAACAGGTCCAAGAACTGTTCTCCAGAGGATGTGGGCAcgcaggagctggggaaggcaggcTGCACATTTGGGGGGCAGGAGCCACAAactgccccagtgccagggcccagatctgcccctgctctgcacacaccagCCAGGACCAAGGGGAACAAAGAGCTGTGAGCCTGGAGAGAGTGAAACACATGAGGTGACATTCTGCAGGGGCAGTGACTCAGGGGTTCTTTCATCCTGTTTATGTCCTGCAGCTTTTGATGCCACCCCAAAACTCCTTAATGACAAGAATCCAAAATGAGAATGTGAGGAACAAAGCTTCTTGCAGTCATTGGGAGGTGGCTCCAGGTTCCTTGTCCTTCCTTTTTCACAGAACATCAGAAAAAAGTGAATTCTCTGGAGGAGAACAGGGGCCTGCCACCCCTCTGCctggcccagggcagagccagagcagggctgagaaaGGACACCTTGAGCACAGCCTGCAGTAACACACTCCTCATGAGCACAGAActctgcacatccccagagcagggcttggTCTCTGCAGTGAATCCCTACAGGAGGTTGACTTTGGCCACAACCTGCTTGCAGCCCATGCTGGAGTACTGCTTGTCCCCTGTAGTGTAGTAACTGAGCTGATTGGCCAAATTTTCAATATGCTTCTGGTCAGGATAGAGCCCCTCCCTCCTCATCTGCTCCAGGAAGCAGCTGATGACGTGAGACTTCTCCAGAAGGACAAAGGGGATGATGTCTGCAGCCTCCCACAGAGGGTGCacacccagcagcactggctgcaggatgctcagcagctcctcagctccctgctgctgatgCAGGAGCTCAGTGGATGCATTCTGGAGAACGAACTTTGTGATCTCAGCACCTCCCAGGTTGCTTATTAAAATGTAGATGGCATTGAGGAACTCGTTGGTTTGATTGGGCTCAAAGAATCGGCTGAGAGTGTCCAGCAGGAGGGGGGATATGAGCTCAACCTCATCCAGAATAAACACTGGGGTCTTTTCCTCTATCTCAGCCCTGGTAACCATGTCAGAAATCTTCTTGGAGAGATCTATTTCACAGGTGAGGGGAGGCACCCCGCTGGGGCAGTGGTGCATCACAAAGTACTGCAGCACAAAGTCACCGTCCATGACGGAGCGGAAATGCTTGGCCAGCACCCAGCCCACGTGGCTCTTCCCAACCCCTGTGGGGCCATTCAGAGACATCACCAGAGGCTTGTTGTGGATGTGGGTAGCCAGATAGTCTTTCAGTAACTCCACAATACTTTCCACAGCAACCTTCTGCCCAAAGACCTCCCTGTGCATGGTTTTCTCCAAACCATCCAGGTCGTACTTTTGGAGGTTATCATCCAGGTTCTCTATGGCATTGAGAATCTGGAAGAAGATAATGGCAATGAGCAAGAGGAGGCAGCGCTTTGCCTTGCTCTTCTCCTCTGCTGGGaggtattttttggttttgtcagGGTAGAGAACCATCCTGGATTTCCTTCGGCTCTTTTTCCGCCTGCACTTTTTCACAGAGTAATGTTCCACAGACGTGTCAAAGGTGAAGTACTGGGAGCTCTCAAAGCCTGACTGATTAAAGAAGGACATGGAAGGGCTGTAGAGGGAAGTCCTGTTCAGGGACAGCTGCCTTTGAATCAGCCTGGAGTGGACAAACTCAGCAGACTTCTCCCGAGGGAGCTCTAAATGCAGGCGGCTTTTCTTCAGCCCCCGGTAGCGCCGGCGCAGGCGCACGATGGCCCGCAAGGGAGAGGAAATGGAGCTTATTTTCTTGGAAGCTGCAGGGCTGACAGCATCTGGTGCTTCCTCTGCGTCACTCTCAGAGCCTGATGCCTCTTCTTTCACATCTGAGAGCATTTCCCCTTCCCTGTCGCTGTCAGTGACTGGAATCTCCCCTTCCCTGTCGCTGTCGGTGACAGGAATTTCCCCTTCCCCatcactgccactgccagcaatttcctcttctctgtcactgccactgccagcaatttcctcttccctgtcactgccactgccaagaatttccctttccccatcactgccactgccaggaattttctcttctctgtcactgccactgcccagcGTCTCTCCTTCCACGCTGCCCTCAGTGAAGACAATTCCTGGCTCACAAGGAGCCTCTTCTTTTGCTCTGCACTCAGCACAGGGCCCCTCTCCTGCATCCTTCTCTGCTCCACATGTGTCTCCTGTGGGGTTGCTCTCCATGCAGGGCATCTCCATCCCCAGATCCCTGAGGACACTCTTTCCATCcacctcagagcagggcaggtcTTCCTCCATCTCGCCTGGTTCTTACAGCCCACTCACATCATCttctttctaaaaagaaaaggaatgatGTAAAGTCAACCTTCCTAACATCAGGAAGTGACCAATAACAGTGGAATTAGACAGGTATCCCCCTTTCTAATGGGCAGAAACGTGCAGCAGTCAGCAATGGCAAGGTGGCAGAGACTTTCAGACCTAGGCTTTCTGGAAGATGGGACAGTTGTGCAAAACTGCAGATGAAATTCAGTGTCAATTAATGCAAATTGATGTTATAACACAAACCCAACCCTGCCTTCAGGTGCAGAAAGAAGTCAGAGCTGGCTGGGGCCAAAGCCAGAGGCTCTGCTGTGagaaggaggcaggagagcaggacagacTGACCCATGCTCTGAACCACAGCTGCCCATCCTCTTTCCCTACACCTGCTGAATTTAAGGAAGgcacaaagcccagctctgtgctagCACATGCACACAGGCACGTACACACACTGTGGGAAGTCACTTGTCCACCACAGACACCTCTGGGGTGTGGCAGTGACCTGCTGGAGTTGCCATCTGGCTGTGGTGGCATCTCCTGGGGGAGGgttttcctggctgtgctgatggatgagcctggcagggaggtgagatgagagctgcccctggatgGGAAGGTTCAGGGGCTGCAGAGAACCAGCGtggctgtgcctgagcagcacatggctgtgggagaggaggggcagccccacagcaccccaacCCTGCCACCCCCATCCTTCCCTGAGCACCCACACACACCCCTGGACATggagggacacaggggctgCCACAGGAGAGCTCAGGGACGTGCCCATGCTGGGATAACCACCTGAATGGACAAACCTCAGCTGGCAcacaaggaggaggagaggccagagggaggtgacagaggcacagaaggagcagggagccctggggaacacagctctggggctgggtgcagccccatgtgctgccctggccctgcctggcacaAGGCTGGAGGTGGCACAAGCTGTGTCATGGTGGGAGGGCACTTTGGTGACAcctctgggctgcagcagtggtGACACAAGGACAGAttgctgctgtgacactgccagccccagagcagggagctggcacaggcagtgtGAGGAAAAGCCACTTTCACCAGCCATCCTTAAAATACCAACACTGAGCCTTGCCAAAAGCAGCACGActctgggaggaggaggagggctggaGGTTTGTCATTAACTCAGCAGGAAGCCACCAACCCGCACAAAGTCACGCTCTGGACAAGGTTTTACTtcccctgtgcagagctgcccccagcgAGCCCCACAGGCACTGGAAATGCTCCCTCTGCCCCTTGCTCACCCCAcaccctcctggctgctctgacaTGCACAGCCCCACTCCCACTCCGTGCCCAAGCTGGTTTTGGGACCGTGTGCACCCAGCCACCATCGCTGGAGCCGCCACTGCTGAGCAGCAATTAACCCCGAGTGCTGATTGCTGACCTAATTCCCGACTCTGCAGGGTTTGGTGTGCAAAGAAAAAACCAGCCAGACGAGATCTGACAAGGAGGCAGCACCAGGAAGAAGGGCTGGGTGCCACCATCGCTGTGATGCCACCCAAAGGATGTCactgggagccctgggctgtccccacgCCACCCTGGAGTCACACCCTCGCCCCTGTCCATCCTGCACGGCCTTGCTCACACAGTGCCTGCAGGtccccaaagcacagctgtccccaaagccactggggagcagctcctgcatggACTCAagggggcagggacaggacagagctcaGCCAGGGATGAGAAAccccccaggcactgccacacATCCCCACAAACACAGGGTGAAGCTTTCTCAGCCCCAAGCACTTGCAGGTGAAGAGGGAGTTGGTTAAATGCCAAGGAAGAGGCTATGGAAATTTACAGGAAAAGTT is part of the Oenanthe melanoleuca isolate GR-GAL-2019-014 chromosome 17, OMel1.0, whole genome shotgun sequence genome and harbors:
- the TOR4A gene encoding torsin-4A, giving the protein MEEDLPCSEVDGKSVLRDLGMEMPCMESNPTGDTCGAEKDAGEGPCAECRAKEEAPCEPGIVFTEGSVEGETLGSGSDREEKIPGSGSDGEREILGSGSDREEEIAGSGSDREEEIAGSGSDGEGEIPVTDSDREGEIPVTDSDREGEMLSDVKEEASGSESDAEEAPDAVSPAASKKISSISSPLRAIVRLRRRYRGLKKSRLHLELPREKSAEFVHSRLIQRQLSLNRTSLYSPSMSFFNQSGFESSQYFTFDTSVEHYSVKKCRRKKSRRKSRMVLYPDKTKKYLPAEEKSKAKRCLLLLIAIIFFQILNAIENLDDNLQKYDLDGLEKTMHREVFGQKVAVESIVELLKDYLATHIHNKPLVMSLNGPTGVGKSHVGWVLAKHFRSVMDGDFVLQYFVMHHCPSGVPPLTCEIDLSKKISDMVTRAEIEEKTPVFILDEVELISPLLLDTLSRFFEPNQTNEFLNAIYILISNLGGAEITKFVLQNASTELLHQQQGAEELLSILQPVLLGVHPLWEAADIIPFVLLEKSHVISCFLEQMRREGLYPDQKHIENLANQLSYYTTGDKQYSSMGCKQVVAKVNLL